tcggctgcacgaccgtggcgctgctgagatggtgctccaaaccatcagtgctagtaaaggtaagtcttgcctatcgccccctactctttactgtaactcagcggtggcaaatatattatggcccttgtgatagaaccaggctgtccaatccctatgcctgcttactcattgatgtgttaaaagtaatttgttctgGATATGACTGTTTGGGAGCCTTCTCGATTtttcagttgattttttttctgtacttcTCACATTATAACAATATGTGAACTGTAACCGATAATAATCAGGATGTGTTGATACCTCTCTGACATTCTGGTTTAAAAATATCCTGTGCAAAACATattagtaaaataataaaagtttttgtttgtgttagaaTTCAATTGTGCCTTgtataaacaaatttaaaaagctAACAAATGCTAGTGATAGTCATTTCACGTGGGTGTTCCTCTCCTCCAGGTGAGATGGGTCCCATGGTGGCATCTACTCTGAAACTGGGCATAGCTATTCTCAATGGTGGGAACTCAACCGTACAGCAGGTAATGCTTCGCTACTTCACTGTTATTTATATTGACTGCTGGATTATAGCTATATTATCTATTTTCAAATGTTATTTATACAAAGCATATTCAAGGTTACTGGTACGTGTGAAATATAATGCATCTATTCCACTGAAATTTAAATTTTTCTCATAGATTTTTACCTCTCAGTTGTAAAAGGTTTTGTCATCACCCTGGGTGGACAGGCAACGTGGACACCTACGTTTGTGAACTTGAGAATGATGCAACATAGAATTTTGAAATTGACACCATGGGTGTATCTATTAAAGATATCAGATGAGTTCAAATCTCAGTAACCTTGGCTTCAAGGTCGGGGTTCAGAGGTCAAATTTTATGAAAATCTTGAGAATGCAGCGACGTAAGGGCTGAAATTGATACTATGGTGTACTGCAACACACCTTTGTGTTATGTTGCCCAGCAAGACACACAGTGTTTTAAGATGCACTGTTCTTTATTTACAATTTAGCCTTCCGGGTTGTTATCACCAGATTTCTCACTGAAGGTGCTCCTCATATGCAGCCATCTGCTCTCAGTTCCTGTCCCTCCTCTAGGTCCTGGCACTGCCCCCTGAACCCACTGCACCACCCCTCCCCGCAGCTGAGGCACAGTCCACGGCCCACCACATAGCCCTACAAATTCCCCTGAAGCGAAAATCAGCCCCGACTATGTGGGCCCTGGCCTGTGGATCACCTTGAACTTATAAGGCTGGCAAGCCAGATATGACTGGGTGATCTAGGCATTGACATCTTTCATGTGGTGGAGCCACTGCAGCGGGGCACGATCTGAACAGAGGGTAATTCTGCATCCCAGGAGGTAATAACGAAGAGAGTCCACCACCCACTGGATCGCCAGGCACTGCCATGCTCTACCTGGTTTCTTGTTCTGAGAGTTTCCAACTGATGTAGACAGCGCGATGGTCGATCCCTCTTACTTGCTGGGATGAAACATCCCCCAGCCCTCTGCTCAACGTGTCAGTCTGCAGAACACAAGGGAAGAAAAAGTCCGGCGCGTCAGAGCCTTCATTACCTTACACTGTCTGGCACTGCTCCGTCCACTGGACAAGATCTGGTTCACCCTTTTAGGGGAGATCAGTCAAGGGACTGGTGACCTCCGCAAATGTTGAGATGAACCAACGATAGTAACCAGTCAGCCCCAGCAACCGCTTCACCTCCTTTTTGGCCCCGAGATGCGGGCAGCTTGCAGTGGTTGTAGTTTTCTCCATTTGAGAATGCAACTGCCTGCCTCCCAGGTGGTACCCCAGATACTGTACCTCCCTCTGTCCAACCGCACACTTCTTCATGTTGGCCGTGTGCCCTGCCTGCCCCAGGGACTCCAGGGCTGCAGGCCACCTGCTGCATATGATTCGATGTCACCATGGATGGTCCATGGATCTATGGATGATCATCCAGCTAGGCAGTGGCGTATGCAGCATGTGGACAGCATCCTGTCTGTGAAGTGCTGGAAAGGCTGGGGCTCTGAACAAGCCAAATGGAAGTGTGACCATTTGGTACAATCTGTATGGACTGGAGAAGGCCATTTTTTTTGTCCAGAGACAAGTCTGCCAGTAGCTCTTGATTAAATCCAGCATAATGATAAAACGAGCAGTACCTAACCAATCCATAAGCTTGTACCTGAGGCATGGGGTAAGTGTCAAACTGTGACACCTCCTTCACCTTGTGGTAGTCCACGCAGAACAATATAGACCCAGCTTTCTACACCACAAAAACTATGGGCTACACCAGATGTTTTGTGACTCTTCTATCTCCAGGATAACAGCCAATTCTTTCTGAATAATTTGTCTTTTCTGCTTAGGCAATCTATAAGGGTGTGAATGCACTGAGACCCCAATGCACATCTCAAAATGGTACTCTGTGAGAGTGGTGTGACCATGCAGGGGAGAGCCTGCAACCCTGTCCGACTGCACCTTTTCATAGTCAACATCCACACTCACTCTGTGACCAATAGTTCTTGCCGCTTGGCAGGTAATTTTGAGATGGATAAAGGGAGCAATACAAGTACTTTAACTCCCAGTGAAAATTATCTCAGCCAAGCCCCAATTGTAcaggtaaatggcctgtatttgtatagtgctttactagtccctaaggaccccaaagcactttacacattcagtcatccacccattcacacactggtgatggcaagctacattgtagccacagccgccctggggtgcactgacagaggcaaggttCTGTCAgtggtgccaccgggccctctgaccaacggtgaagtgtcttgcccaaggacacaacgaccgagactgtccaagccggggctcgaactggcaaccttccgattacaaggcaaactcccaactcttgagccacaatcgcccctTCTGCTGCTGATGCCTGGGCCTGGATCAGATTTTCTTGTCTTAACCTCCCAACAGGTGTAGCTCTGCTGTCAGGTCCAGAACATTTCATTCTTTGCCAGGTTTGGACCTCCACTTCCTTCCACTCCTTCCACTTTTCCTTAATTAGGTCCAACACCCCCACGACTTCCTGCTGAACAGtaactgaaaaagagaaaattctGTGAAGGCCCAGGGATCCTCCCAGACTGCAAAAGATGAGAGTCTAGCCTGCAATTTCTATTTCGCTCATCCTAATGAATACACTTAAAAATTATAGAATTTCCAGCCTAGTTCAACCGCTCTACCAACCCGTCATTCTGAGGGTGATGGATTCTTGGCCAAACATATTTGATGGACAGTAATTAAACAGTTCTTTTAGTGTACAAGACATGAAGCCCTGGTCAATCAGTATCTCTTTCAGGATGCCACTACTTCAGAATATCTGTTGCATAATCCACCAAAAGTAATACAAAGTGATATCCTCATGCACTATGGTGAAATGGCCAGATGAGATCCATGCCAATTTGCTTAAATGGACCCTCCATTAGTGGTAATGAGTACAACAGCTCTCTTGGAATGGCCGGCTGGTTCGATAGCTGGTATCCTGGGCTGGATGCACACCACAGGCGCACATCCCCtcaaatgccaaaaaaaaaaaaaaaacaggccatGATTTGTTCCCTTTTTCTATTGCATGTGACCAGTAATTGGGTTATAATGAGCTGCCTGTAAGATCATTTCTCAGTGGCTTTTCTGCACCATCAACTGGGCGTGCCTGCGTGGAGCCCGAGTCCACCAAACCTTGCGAATCCGATAACTTGAGTCTGTACTCACTTGGCACCTTACCAGAGTACTGTATACTCCTGGACCAGAGGAAGTCGCTGGAGGGCCAGTGACATGGAACACTCGCCCCATCTCCATCAGCGGGCACTCCCAGTGGACATGTCCCAGCCGCAACTCCAGCACTCCTACCCCAACAAATGTGCTGCTCTCGTTGAGGGAAGcaagagaacccacacaggagAAGCGTCATTACATGTTGGTGTCATTAAATGTTGGTGTCATTAAATGTTGGTGTCATTAAATGTTGGCAGCCAGTGCACTACAGCTGCTGGCTACAGTGGGACCTCACGAGGCCTCCTCCTCCGGGCCCGGACAAGCCAACTTGCTGCCAGCTGCGGTTGCCACACCAGCTCCTGCGGCGCCAGGTGATCCTCAGCCAGTATCACATGAAAATGGACCCGTTCCACTTTTCCCACTGTGAGCCACCTCGTGAACTTCTCCAATGTTAGCATATTCAGCAGCCTTTCCCCTTCATTGGCCAGTCTGCAGGCACCTGGCCACCGCCTTATGGAGCCACCTGGCATAGGCAAATGGCCAATCCCTCAGCTCCATCCAGAACCAACAGGAGTGGTCTTAGGGTGGTGAAGCAGGTCTAGGATCACTCAATGAACATCAGGAAAGTAAGTTTTTGCTACAACCAGAAGGCTAAGTGCTGCCATCTGGGCCTCCCTGATGATCTCCAACTCTGTTGGCCAGCCTCCCATCACACTGCCCTCTAAACCAACtgcaccacccctcccctgcaacTGAGCCACAGACCCCACCCTTCCACACagatctactaaaaatctcataCGAGTCTGAACCTCATTGACCTTGACCTGAAGGTCAAGGtaagaggtcaagttttctgaaagtcTTGTGAATAATTTGAGAAGTAAGTCATCCAGGACTTTGACACTGATAACATAGGAGTAGTAAAAATCTCGGACAAGTTGACCTCAAAGTTAGAAGTCAGAGATCAAGTTTTTGGAAAACCTTGCGAATCCGATAACTTGAGAAGAAGGgatgtaggattttgaaatacaTACTGTAGGTGtatctactaggaggctgaggggtaccaccaccagtatttttattttaatgacagATGTAGACTTTTTTGTCAAATCTGAATAAACTCCAGTATCTTATTGTGCTTTCACTGTGTCATCTTTAACAGAAAATGTTAGATTATTTGAAGGACAAGAAGGACGTGGGCTTCTTTCAGAGTCTGGCTGGTCTCATGCCGTCATGCAAGTATAAATAAGATTTCCTATTTCAGGGCTGAAGTAAGTATTTGTTGTCATAATGTAGAGGGTCTAACTCTTTGTTGTGTtatgtgaaaaaaagagagatgtgaTAAAGTAGTTTTCCATGCACCAAGACATCTCCACTGCCTTCTATACTGTGTTATGCCATCTTGAGCAGTAGTGAAGATATGTAAGGATACTCTTTGTAAACTTAGATTCAGCTTTCACTACTGTCGATCTGGTCACCAAACCTACTGGCTTACAACTTTCACACCTGTCTACCACTGGGTCAGTGACCTTCTGACTAATCGCGTCCAGATGGTTAGATTAGGCCCCTGCTTCTCTTTCACTGTCACATTGAACACCAGCATTATTAAGCTGTGTGTTGAACCTCCTTTTACATCCTCTCTACCCTCTGCATCCCAATCAATTTTCCACATTACAACTAAGTTTGATGATGAGAAGACTGTGGTTGGCACATCTCAGAAGAACATGTGACAGCCTTTGTAGATGAAGCCCCAGGATGGGATACAGAGAACAACCCTTAGCTCTACCAAAACCAAAGAACTCATGATAGATTACTGGAGGCACAACAAATATCATAACCAAATACACATTGATGGAGACTGTGTGGCAAAAGTTCCTGTCTTCAAGTTTCTTGGTATACAAGCTTTAGAGAATCACTACTGGTCCAGAGAAAGCACTTATCAAGGCACTGCAGAGATTACACTTCTTGAGAAACTCCCCCTTCATTGCCATTCTGCATCTCTGTAAGATGTGCTGACAGCTAAGTAGCAGACAGAAAATCCTTCAGAGGATCTTAAAGTCTTCCAGAAACTAGCTGTACTCTAAACTCGCCTCTTTGGGGGAACTTTCAGCTCTCACTGCCTTAGCAGAGAAGAAAACATGATTCCATTTTGCACATTACCTGTTGAAGTTACTGCACTTGGCAGACCATTCAGGTCC
This genomic window from Oreochromis niloticus isolate F11D_XX unplaced genomic scaffold, O_niloticus_UMD_NMBU tig00008542_pilon, whole genome shotgun sequence contains:
- the LOC109198990 gene encoding ryanodine receptor 2-like, giving the protein MVLQTISASKGEMGPMVASTLKLGIAILNGGNSTVQQKMLDYLKDKKDVGFFQSLAGLMPSCNVLDLNAFERQNKAEGLGMVTEEGSGLLHSTVNAYY